A genomic window from Mesosutterella faecium includes:
- the glmS gene encoding glutamine--fructose-6-phosphate transaminase (isomerizing) gives MCGIMAAASCRNVTPILLEGLRRLEYRGYDSCGIALIGPGQELERARTVRRVADLTRQVQDEGLEGTTGIAHTRWATHGAPEVRNAHPIVSNGMIAVVHNGIIENYAELKKELESRGYQFASQTDTEVIAHLIHFYYEGDLLKAVSRAVTRLRGSFGIAVCCTKEPHVVVGARRGSPLVMGLGEKANFLASDVMALSGVTERFVFLEEGDIARITPESAEIFRAAGDGKPEPVSRRIKVVTAHDNNVALGPYRHYMQKEIFEQPRAIADTLEGVAGIVPSIFGPEAEGVFRRIRRILILACGTSYYAGLTAKYWIEAIAGIPCEVEIASEYRYRISIPHEDSLVVCVSQSGETSDTLSALAHAQSLGMRHTLAICNVATSALVHNCELHYITRAGVEIGVASTKAFTTQLAALYLLTLVLAKLHGRLPLAEEEQRMKALRHIPSALQAVLALEPQIMATADIFATKQDALFLGRGMHYPIALEGALKLKEISYIHAEAYPAGELKHGPLALVDSSMPVVVVAPNDSLLEKLKGNMAEVSARGGELYVFADGDSAIVGGEKVHVLRLPEHYGDLSPILHVVALQLLAYHTALIRGTDVDKPRNLAKSVTVE, from the coding sequence ATGTGCGGAATTATGGCGGCAGCCAGCTGCCGGAACGTCACCCCGATTCTTCTGGAAGGTTTAAGGAGACTGGAATACAGAGGCTACGATTCCTGCGGCATCGCTCTCATCGGACCCGGCCAGGAACTGGAGCGTGCACGCACGGTCCGGCGCGTGGCCGATCTCACCCGACAGGTGCAGGATGAAGGGCTCGAGGGGACGACCGGCATCGCCCATACGCGCTGGGCGACGCACGGTGCCCCGGAGGTTCGAAACGCTCATCCCATTGTTTCAAACGGCATGATTGCAGTCGTCCACAACGGGATCATTGAAAATTATGCTGAGCTGAAGAAGGAGCTTGAATCCCGCGGCTATCAGTTCGCAAGCCAGACGGATACAGAAGTCATAGCCCATCTCATTCATTTTTATTATGAAGGAGATCTCCTGAAAGCCGTGTCGCGGGCGGTGACGCGCCTCCGCGGCAGCTTCGGGATAGCGGTCTGCTGCACGAAGGAGCCGCATGTCGTTGTCGGAGCCCGCCGCGGCTCGCCCCTTGTGATGGGGCTCGGGGAGAAGGCCAATTTCCTTGCCTCAGACGTGATGGCCCTGAGCGGCGTCACGGAGCGCTTTGTGTTTCTTGAGGAGGGGGATATTGCCCGCATCACTCCGGAGTCCGCAGAGATATTCAGGGCGGCCGGAGACGGAAAGCCCGAGCCGGTCTCGCGCCGCATCAAGGTCGTGACGGCTCACGACAACAATGTTGCGCTGGGGCCCTACCGCCACTACATGCAGAAGGAGATTTTCGAGCAGCCGCGCGCGATAGCCGACACTCTGGAGGGGGTGGCCGGGATCGTCCCCAGCATCTTCGGCCCAGAGGCGGAGGGAGTGTTCCGGCGTATACGGAGGATTCTGATACTGGCCTGCGGAACCAGCTACTATGCGGGCCTGACGGCCAAATACTGGATTGAGGCGATCGCGGGCATCCCGTGCGAGGTTGAGATCGCAAGCGAATACCGCTATCGGATCTCTATTCCGCATGAAGATTCGCTGGTTGTCTGCGTTTCCCAGTCCGGCGAGACCTCGGACACCCTGTCGGCACTTGCCCACGCCCAGTCGCTGGGGATGAGGCATACCCTTGCGATCTGCAATGTGGCCACTTCAGCGCTCGTCCATAACTGCGAGCTCCACTACATTACAAGGGCCGGGGTTGAAATCGGAGTGGCCTCCACGAAGGCCTTCACGACCCAGCTGGCGGCTCTGTATCTGCTCACGCTGGTGCTGGCCAAGCTCCACGGCCGGCTGCCTCTGGCGGAGGAAGAGCAGAGGATGAAGGCCCTCAGGCACATCCCCAGCGCGCTTCAGGCGGTTCTTGCCCTGGAGCCCCAGATCATGGCGACGGCGGATATTTTCGCCACCAAGCAGGACGCGCTTTTCCTCGGCCGCGGGATGCACTATCCCATTGCCCTGGAAGGAGCTCTTAAGCTCAAGGAAATCAGCTACATCCATGCGGAGGCTTATCCTGCCGGGGAGCTCAAGCACGGCCCGCTCGCGCTGGTGGACTCATCCATGCCGGTTGTGGTCGTGGCTCCCAATGACAGCCTTTTGGAAAAGCTGAAGGGAAACATGGCGGAGGTGAGCGCCCGCGGCGGGGAGCTTTACGTCTTTGCCGATGGGGACTCAGCCATCGTGGGCGGAGAGAAAGTGCATGTGCTTAGGCTGCCGGAACATTACGGC